CCGACATCGATGTCGTCGCGGTGAACGACCTCGGCCCGGTCGAGACCAACGCCCACCTGCTGCGCTACGACAGCGTGCATGGCAAGTTCCCGCATGAAGTCGGCGTTGACGGCGACACCATTTCGATCGGCAAGGAGAAGTTCAAGGTCCTGGCGATCAAGGATCCGGCCCAGCTCCCGTGGAAGGATCTCGGCGTCGACATCGCGCTCGAGTGCACCGGCATCTTCACGTCCAAGGACAAGGCCTCCGCGCACCTGACCGCCGGCGCCAAGCGCGTGCTCGTGTCGGCGCCTGCCGACGGCGCCGACCTGACGGTCGTCTATGGCGTCAACCACGACAAGCTGACCAAGGACCACGTCGTCGTCTCCAACGCCTCCTGCACCACCAACTGCCTGGCCCCGGTCGCCAAGGTCCTCAACGACGCCTTCGGCATCGAGAAGGGCTTCATGACGACGGTCCACGCCTACACCGGCGACCAGCCGACGCTGGACACCATGCACAAGGACCTCTACCGCGCCCGCGCTGCGGCCATGTCGATGATCCCGACCTCGACCGGTGCGGCCAAGGCCGTCGGCCTCGTGCTGCCGGAGCTCAAGGGCAAGCTGGACGGCGTCTCGATCCGCGTGCCCACCCCGAACGTCTCGGTCATCGACTTCAAGTTCGTGTCCAGGAAGACGGTCACCGTCGACGAGGTCAACGCCGCCCTGGTGGCCGCCGCCGACGGCCAGCTGAAGGGCGTCCTGGCCTACACCAAGGAGCCGCTGGTCTCGATCGACCTCAACCACAACCCGGCTTCCTCGACCTTCGCGCTCGACCAGACCAAGGTCATCGACGGCAACCTCGTGCGCGTCATGTCCTGGTATGACAACGAGTGGGGTTTTTCCAACCGCATGGCCGACACGGCCGTCGCTTTCGGCAAGACCATCGGCTGATCCGAGCCACATTCTCATCAGCGAAAGCGCCCGGCATCGTCCGGGCGTTTTTCGTTTGCGGTCAAGGCAGCGTGGCGCCACCTGCAGCGAGTGTGGCAGCCCGGCAGGCGGCGGCGTCGGGTCCATGCCCGCACCACTGGGCGGGTATCCGAACGTAACGGCATGGGTCCCAGGGTCGCGCTCCGCTTCGCTGCGCTTGCCCTGGGATGACGAAGTAGGGGTGTCAGCGGCCAATCATCGAAGTTGGACTGCTAGCGGCCAATCATCAACGTCGGCGCTGTCGATTGGCGAACTCACTTCCCCCCTTCGTCATCCTGGGCCGAAGCAGGAGCGAAGCGAACTGCGGAGAGCCTAGGACCCATGCCGTGACGCCCCGGCAGCACGCCGACGGCGCAATGCAACACCCCGTCGCCAAACGGAACGCCCGCCCAGAGCGCGAAAATGGGAGTTGCGCAGGGAGAAAAACGCCCCCTTTCGCAGCCACTCGCAGCGCCGAGCTTCTCCTAACATATTGTTATCGCTTGCATTTCAGAGCGCCGACATCTCCCGCTCGAAAAAAGATTCTCCCCACCCCAAGAACCGCCCTCATAATCCGTCTCGCCCCTGCACGGGAAACGGATGGCCACCGACCCTCCGGGCAGGCGACGGTGCCGGATCGGCAGCGCTACGGTGGCGCTGCTGGGTGATGAGCCCCCAGGTCCGGGCCCCGACCGCCGACCGCGACCCGATGGGCCGGGCGGGACAGGTGGGGCAAGACCACCGGACGGGCGGCCGCGAGGCCGCATATTCTATGTTACGAGCGACCGGACGGCCGCCCGTCTTCCCGGTCGGGTCCCCCGACCCCCATCGGGACCGTTCTTTGACAATGGCCAGACGCGACAAGCGGGCGTGGCGATGCGAACTGATGGGGAGGCTTCATTCTCTGCGGGGGGAATGGCAGTCGCTTCCGGGCGGAGGCGATAAAAAGCAAACTGCTCCTCGGAACTGTGGCTTGCGCGGTTCCCGTCTTCGCCGCACTCTGTCGCAACGAGGAACGGAGATCGGAAAGGGGGCAGGCGACGGATGGATCATGCGATCTACCTCGTGACGCTGATCGGCACGGCGCTCGTGCTGGTCGCGTCGTTCTCGAGCCTGATCGCCTTTCGCTTCGGTGCTCCGCTGCTTCTCCTGTTCCTGAGCATCGGCCTGCTCGCCGGCAACGACGGCCTCGGCGTCGATTTCAACAATGCCAGCCTGGCCTATTTCGTCGGCTCTCTCGCGCTGGCCGTCATCCTCTTCGATTCCGGCTTCGGCACGCCCTACAATGTGCTGCGACAGGCGGCACTGCCGGCTTTGTCGCTGGCGACTGTCGGCGTTGCCCTGACCACCATCATCTTCGGCATCGCGGCGCACGCGCTGGTCGACTTGTCCTGGCTGGAATCGTTCCTGCTTGGAGCTGCCGTTGCCTCGACCGACGCCGCCGCCGTCTTCTTCCTGTTGCGCGCCGGCAACCTGCATCTGCGCGACCGCGTCAGGTCCACCCTCGAGATCGAATCGGGCACCAACGACCCGATCGCCATCTTCCTGACCATCACCCTCGTCGAGGTCATCGCCGCTGGCCAGAATCCCGAGGCCGAGATCCTGCTGATCGACATTCTGGTCGGCTTTGTCACGCACATGGTGCTGGGAGGCCTCGTCGGCATTCTCGGCGGCTTCGCCATCGTGCGCCTCATCGAGCGGCTCGACCTCGACCACGGGTTGGTGCCGATCTTCGTTCTCGCGTTGTCGCTGATGGTTTTTGCTGGGGCCGGGGCCATCGGCGGGTCCGGCTTCCTTGCCGTCTACGTGGCCGGCCTCATTGCCGGCAATTCGCGCGTTCGCTCGACGGCGGTGCTGAGGCGCTTCCAGGCGGGCGTGTCCTGGCTGGCGCAGATCATCATGTTCCTGGTGCTCGGGTTGTTCGCCACGCCCTCCCAGTTCCTCGGCATCCTGCCTGCCGCAGTGGCGCTCGGCCTCGTGCTCATCTTCATCGCCCGGCCGGTGGCGGTGTGGCTCTGCCTGGCGCCTTTCCGCTTTCCCCGCGCGGAAACAGCTTTCATCGCCTGGGTGGGCTTGCGCGGCGCCGTGTCGATCCTGCTGGCGATCACGCCTCTGCTCGGCGGGCTGGAGAACGGCCGGTACATCTTCAACGTCGCCTTCATCGTGGTGCTGGTCTCGCTGCTGGTGCAGGGCTGGACGGTGGGCCCGTTCGCCCGGCTGCTCGGCCTCGTCGTGCCGCCGCGCATCGGGCCGCTGGACAAGTTCGAGCTGGAGCTTCCCGGTTCCGCCCACCACGAACTGCTCGCTTACCGCATCGTGGCCGACAGCCCGGTGGCGCGCGGCGAGCGCATTCCGCGCTGGGCGCGACCGTCGCTGATCGTGCGCGACGGGCGTTCCATGCGCTTCCAGGATGCCGGCCGGCTGGTCGCGGACGACCACGTCTACATCTTCGTGCCCGACCGCTATCCGCGCCTGCTGGACAAGCTGTTCGCCAGCCGTGCGGCCGTGGACCCGGAGGACGCGGATTTCTTCGGCGCTTTCGCGCTCGACCCGCAACGCCCGGCGGAAGAGCTGGAGATGGCCTATGGGCCCGGCCTCACGGAATCCGAGCGCCGGCTCACCATCGGCGAACTGGTGCGGGCGCGCGTCGGCGGTCATCCGGAATATGCCGACCGCGTGGCGCTCGGCCCGATCGAACTCATCGTGCGCGACGTCGACGAGAAGGGACGCATCACGGAAGTGGGCGTTTCCTTCGAGCCGCAGGCCGCGCACGGCCACGGGCCGGTCGTGAGCGCCGGGGATATTTTCGAGCGCCTGCAGAAGGTCATTCGCCGCATCCGGAGGAAACCGGGAACGGAGGAGCCGACGTCGGATCTCTGAGCTGGACGAGCGACCCAGAATCCTGCCGGAGGGGTCTCGAAATGCCTTGCATCGGAGCCTTCGCGCGATAATGTCCGCCGCGATTTGCACACAGGAGACGCCGGTGACCAAGTTCAAGACACTCGATCTGATCGGCGACGTGAAAGGCAAGCGCGTGCTGGTGCGCGTCGACCTCAACGTGCCCATGGCCGACGGCAAGGTCACCGACGCCACGCGGATCGAACGTGTCGCGCCGACCATCATCGAACTCTCGGACAAGGGCGCCAGGGTCATTCTGCTGGCGCATTTCGGCCGCCCGAAGGGCGGGCCGGACCCGCAGTTCTCGCTCGAGCCCATCGCCCGCGCCACGTCGGACGTCATCGGCCGCACGGTCACCTTCATCCCGGATACGATCGGCGAGAAGGCCCAGGGCGCCATCTTCGCCATGAACCCGGGCGACATCGCACTTCTGGAGAACACCCGGTTCGACAAGCGCGAGGAGAAGAACGATCCGGCCTTCACCGAGGAATTGGCCAAGGATGGCGACGTCTTCGTCAACGACGCCTTTTCCGCAGCCCACCGTGCCCACTCGTCGACCGAAGGGCTGGCGCATTTCCTTCCGGCTTTCGCCGGCCGCACGATGCAGGCCGAGCTCGAGGCGCTGGAGAAGGGCCTCGGCAGCCCGGTCAAGCCGGTTGTCGCCATCGTCGGCGGCGCAAAGGTGTCGACCAAGATCGACCTGCTGATGAACCTGGTGAAGAAGGTCGACGCATTGGTGATCGGCGGCGGCATGGCCAACACCTTCCTCGCTGCGCGCGGAACCGACGTCGGCAAGTCGCTCTGCGAGCACGATCTCGCCGACACCGCAAAGCAGATCATGATCGAGGCCGCCTCAAGCGGCTGCGCCATCGTCCTGCCGGTGGACGGCGTCGTGGCCAAGGAGTTCAAGGCCGGCGCCGCAAACGAGACGGTGGCGATCGATCAGGTGCCGGCCGACGGCATGATCCTCGACGTCGGTCCGAAGACCGTCGAGGCGGTGAATGCCTGGATCGATCGCGCGAAGACGCTGGTCTGGAACGGCCCGCTCGGCGCTTTCGAGATCGAGCCCTTCGACAGGGCGACGGTCGCGGCGGCCAAGCATGCCGCCAAGCGCACCAAGGCCGGCGAGCTGGTCTCCGTCGCCGGCGGCGGCGACACGGTGGCCGCGCTCAACCATGCCGAGGTCGCCGACGACTTCACCTACATCTCGACCGCCGGCGGAGCTTTCCTTGAATGGATGGAAGGCAAGGCGTTGCCCGGCGTCGAAGTGCTCAAGGCCTAGGCATCGGCGGGGGGCGCGGTGGCGAGGGACAAGTTCAATCCGGCCGCGCTGCTCACCTGGCTCGCCTCTTCGATCTACGTCTGGCAGGGCGTCGGCGTCAGGCTGCGCACCGAGCGGCTGGCGCCGGCGAAAGGCCCGGTGCTGCACCGGATCGACGGCGCTGAGCCGCCGATCGGACTGCTGGTGCTTGGCGACTCCTCAGCGGCATCCGTCGGCGTCGGCAATTCCGAGCAAGGCCTGGCGTCGCAGCTCGCGGCGATGATGGCCGAGCGGACGGGCAGGGCGGTCAACTGGCGCGCGGCGGGTTTCAACTCGGCGACCGCTGGCGGCATCCGGGACCAGGTCGTGCCCAATCTGCCGCACGAGCCGTGGACCCATATCGTGCTGTCCATCGGCACCAACGACACCAAGAATTTCCACTCCGTGTCGCGCTGGGGCAGGGAGTTCGGCACGCTGCTCTATGCGCTGCGTGCAAAATGGCCGGAGGCGCGGCTGATCTGGTCGCCGGTCGTCGACATGACGCGCGTGCCCGCTTTGCCCAAGGCGCTCGGCAGGATCCTCGAGGTCCGGGCGCAGGCGATCAACGGCATGGGCGTCCGGCTCTGCCGCGAGCGCAGCGCGCTCGGCGCGCCGCGCCTGCCGATCCTGGATCCGGCCGCCGGCTTCTCCACCGATGGTTTTCATGCGTCGGAAGCCGGATATCTCGCCTGGGCGGAACACCTCGTCGAGCTGTTGCTGGCGGAAGACTGAAGATGGCCGCGGCGCAAGGCGGCGTGCCTTTACTGGCCGTGGCCCAGCAGCGCCGTCGCCGAGATCGCCGCGAGTGCCGCGACCGCCAGCTTCCAGAAATCGCGCCGCTGCTTCAGACCCGGCAGGCCGAGGGGCCTGATGATCTGAATCACCATCATGCCAAGGATGAGAAGCGAGAGTATCTTGGTCATGCCGCCTTTGATCAGGCCGGATGCGTCCTGTCAAAGCATCAGCCTTTCGTCACATGGACTGACTGGCGACAGACCTTTAAAGCAGCGCCCAAGACCGGGAGAAAAGACATGGCGTCACGCTATCGCGAAGTCTACGCGGCATGGAAAAGCGACCCAGAGAAGTTCTGGGCGGATGCCGCCAGGGATATCGATTGGTTCAAGCCCTGGGAGAAGGTCTTCGATGCGGATGCGGGCGTCTACGGACGCTGGTTCGCGGGCGCTGAATGCAACACCTGCTACAACGCGCTCGACCGCCACGTGGCGGGCGGTCGCGCCAACCAGCTTGCGCTGATCTACGACAGCCCGGT
This portion of the Mesorhizobium shangrilense genome encodes:
- the gap gene encoding type I glyceraldehyde-3-phosphate dehydrogenase translates to MTVRVAINGFGRIGRNIVRAIYESGRTDIDVVAVNDLGPVETNAHLLRYDSVHGKFPHEVGVDGDTISIGKEKFKVLAIKDPAQLPWKDLGVDIALECTGIFTSKDKASAHLTAGAKRVLVSAPADGADLTVVYGVNHDKLTKDHVVVSNASCTTNCLAPVAKVLNDAFGIEKGFMTTVHAYTGDQPTLDTMHKDLYRARAAAMSMIPTSTGAAKAVGLVLPELKGKLDGVSIRVPTPNVSVIDFKFVSRKTVTVDEVNAALVAAADGQLKGVLAYTKEPLVSIDLNHNPASSTFALDQTKVIDGNLVRVMSWYDNEWGFSNRMADTAVAFGKTIG
- a CDS encoding potassium/proton antiporter, yielding MDHAIYLVTLIGTALVLVASFSSLIAFRFGAPLLLLFLSIGLLAGNDGLGVDFNNASLAYFVGSLALAVILFDSGFGTPYNVLRQAALPALSLATVGVALTTIIFGIAAHALVDLSWLESFLLGAAVASTDAAAVFFLLRAGNLHLRDRVRSTLEIESGTNDPIAIFLTITLVEVIAAGQNPEAEILLIDILVGFVTHMVLGGLVGILGGFAIVRLIERLDLDHGLVPIFVLALSLMVFAGAGAIGGSGFLAVYVAGLIAGNSRVRSTAVLRRFQAGVSWLAQIIMFLVLGLFATPSQFLGILPAAVALGLVLIFIARPVAVWLCLAPFRFPRAETAFIAWVGLRGAVSILLAITPLLGGLENGRYIFNVAFIVVLVSLLVQGWTVGPFARLLGLVVPPRIGPLDKFELELPGSAHHELLAYRIVADSPVARGERIPRWARPSLIVRDGRSMRFQDAGRLVADDHVYIFVPDRYPRLLDKLFASRAAVDPEDADFFGAFALDPQRPAEELEMAYGPGLTESERRLTIGELVRARVGGHPEYADRVALGPIELIVRDVDEKGRITEVGVSFEPQAAHGHGPVVSAGDIFERLQKVIRRIRRKPGTEEPTSDL
- a CDS encoding phosphoglycerate kinase, with the protein product MTKFKTLDLIGDVKGKRVLVRVDLNVPMADGKVTDATRIERVAPTIIELSDKGARVILLAHFGRPKGGPDPQFSLEPIARATSDVIGRTVTFIPDTIGEKAQGAIFAMNPGDIALLENTRFDKREEKNDPAFTEELAKDGDVFVNDAFSAAHRAHSSTEGLAHFLPAFAGRTMQAELEALEKGLGSPVKPVVAIVGGAKVSTKIDLLMNLVKKVDALVIGGGMANTFLAARGTDVGKSLCEHDLADTAKQIMIEAASSGCAIVLPVDGVVAKEFKAGAANETVAIDQVPADGMILDVGPKTVEAVNAWIDRAKTLVWNGPLGAFEIEPFDRATVAAAKHAAKRTKAGELVSVAGGGDTVAALNHAEVADDFTYISTAGGAFLEWMEGKALPGVEVLKA
- a CDS encoding SGNH/GDSL hydrolase family protein; this translates as MARDKFNPAALLTWLASSIYVWQGVGVRLRTERLAPAKGPVLHRIDGAEPPIGLLVLGDSSAASVGVGNSEQGLASQLAAMMAERTGRAVNWRAAGFNSATAGGIRDQVVPNLPHEPWTHIVLSIGTNDTKNFHSVSRWGREFGTLLYALRAKWPEARLIWSPVVDMTRVPALPKALGRILEVRAQAINGMGVRLCRERSALGAPRLPILDPAAGFSTDGFHASEAGYLAWAEHLVELLLAED